In a genomic window of Gemmatimonadota bacterium:
- a CDS encoding CesT family type III secretion system chaperone translates to MVTREDLESFLIRMDLEYEEIAEGMYLVRSRDDALPLVVNHSPPLLVVRLKVMDLPPANGSREELYRTLLELNANDVVHGAYGLEGTELVLNDTLQLESLDLPELQAAVESISMAASSHIERIKSLAGAPVEG, encoded by the coding sequence ATGGTGACCCGGGAGGATTTGGAGAGCTTTCTCATCCGCATGGATCTCGAATACGAGGAGATCGCGGAGGGGATGTATCTCGTGCGGAGCCGCGACGACGCGCTCCCGCTGGTGGTGAACCACTCTCCTCCTCTTCTTGTGGTGCGCCTCAAGGTTATGGACCTGCCGCCCGCGAACGGATCCCGTGAGGAGCTTTACCGCACTCTCCTCGAGCTGAACGCCAATGACGTCGTTCATGGGGCCTACGGGCTCGAAGGGACCGAGCTGGTGCTGAACGACACGCTCCAGCTCGAATCGCTGGATCTGCCGGAATTGCAGGCCGCGGTCGAGAGCATTTCGATGGCGGCGTCCAGTCACATCGAGCGGATCAAGTCCCTCGCGGGCGCTCCGGTGGAGGGATGA